In one window of Haloimpatiens sp. FM7315 DNA:
- a CDS encoding 2-hydroxyacyl-CoA dehydratase has product MIGYICKYTPIDIIESFGEKTIKITPNVESFFKANTLTHDNMCSYAKAILEECYRSNIDKLILTNCCDSIRRLYDILKRENTFKFLYLMDFPRKLNTTSFYLYEKEIYELIHSLEAFLNKNFNSHALYLNICSKQNNFNKNNELDKEATDSILIMGAPLSPSLSFTLNFSKYKVIDKTCTNYSLDYSKFRVPSQNYLIKEYAKIVLSQFPCMRMCDISKRQDFLYKNNLNIKGIIYNTLKFCDYYSFEYASLKSSSSIPILKLETDFLNQNNGQISTRIEAFLNP; this is encoded by the coding sequence ATGATAGGTTATATATGTAAATACACACCCATTGATATAATAGAAAGCTTTGGTGAAAAAACTATTAAAATAACTCCTAATGTAGAATCTTTTTTTAAGGCTAACACCTTAACTCACGATAATATGTGTTCTTACGCTAAAGCTATTTTAGAAGAATGTTATAGAAGCAATATAGATAAACTAATACTGACTAATTGCTGCGATAGCATAAGACGTCTTTATGATATTTTAAAAAGAGAAAATACATTTAAATTTCTTTATTTAATGGATTTTCCTAGGAAATTAAATACTACTTCTTTTTACCTATATGAAAAAGAAATATATGAACTTATCCACAGTTTAGAGGCTTTTTTGAACAAAAATTTTAATTCTCATGCTCTTTATTTAAATATATGCAGTAAGCAAAATAATTTTAATAAAAATAATGAATTAGATAAGGAAGCTACTGACTCTATTTTGATAATGGGAGCACCTTTAAGCCCTTCTTTATCTTTTACTTTAAACTTTTCTAAATATAAAGTAATAGACAAAACCTGCACAAATTACTCTTTAGACTATAGTAAATTTAGAGTACCTTCTCAAAATTATTTAATTAAAGAGTATGCAAAGATAGTTTTGTCACAATTTCCATGTATGAGAATGTGCGATATAAGTAAAAGACAGGATTTCTTATATAAGAATAATTTAAATATAAAGGGTATAATATATAATACTTTAAAATTTTGTGATTATTATTCTTTTGAATATGCAAGCTTAAAATCCTCTAGTTCTATTCCGATTCTTAAATTAGAAACAGATTTTTTAAATCAAAATAATGGCCAAATTTCAACAAGAATAGAAGCTTTTTTGAATCCTTAG
- a CDS encoding 2-hydroxyacyl-CoA dehydratase subunit D: MFSFRNSTCIKRPPLFVEGFSSFLCGLQCEDVFIDASENSGISETLCSYHKAFIGSIETGVLPKPKFAITSSTLCDANINTFRYASSKYQIPLYIIDIPYSYNKDSELYVVEQLKELIDMLENTLHKKLDYNNLRQILLNENQSKCLFKKYLKESKYKYFPSSLTIEMYKLFASHVSIGRPETLRFYELLAKDIKNSKASKATGKRFLWIHTLPFYNKHLTKYFNFNEDYQLLSCDLNFDYMENLDLDHPLNALAKKMILNNFNGSYERKIEEILKLYKETNADAVINFCQWGCKQSNSGVSMLNKELSRRNIPFISIDGDGIDRRKSSCGQVKTRVEAFLEILNKQY, translated from the coding sequence ATTTTCTCCTTCAGAAATTCTACATGCATTAAACGTCCCCCTCTTTTTGTAGAAGGATTTTCATCCTTTCTATGTGGTCTTCAATGTGAAGATGTTTTTATAGATGCCTCTGAAAATTCCGGCATTAGTGAAACTCTTTGCAGTTACCACAAAGCATTTATAGGTTCAATAGAAACTGGCGTTTTGCCAAAACCTAAATTTGCTATAACTTCTTCTACCCTATGTGATGCAAATATAAATACCTTTAGATATGCTTCATCAAAATACCAAATTCCACTTTATATTATTGATATTCCCTATAGTTATAATAAAGATAGTGAACTATATGTAGTAGAGCAGTTAAAGGAATTAATTGATATGCTAGAAAATACTCTTCATAAAAAATTAGATTATAATAACCTAAGACAAATACTACTTAACGAAAACCAAAGCAAATGCCTATTTAAAAAATATTTGAAGGAGTCAAAATATAAATACTTTCCAAGCTCTTTAACGATAGAGATGTATAAACTTTTTGCTTCCCATGTTTCCATAGGTAGACCTGAAACCTTAAGATTTTACGAACTTTTAGCTAAAGATATAAAAAATTCAAAAGCAAGTAAAGCCACAGGGAAAAGATTTCTTTGGATACACACTTTACCTTTTTATAACAAACACTTAACTAAATACTTTAATTTTAATGAAGATTATCAGCTACTGAGCTGCGACTTAAATTTTGACTATATGGAAAATTTAGACCTAGACCATCCTTTAAATGCACTGGCCAAAAAAATGATATTGAATAACTTCAATGGTTCTTACGAAAGAAAAATAGAAGAAATTTTAAAGCTATACAAAGAAACCAATGCAGATGCAGTAATAAACTTCTGTCAGTGGGGCTGTAAGCAGTCAAACTCTGGAGTTTCCATGCTAAATAAAGAGCTATCTAGAAGAAATATACCTTTTATATCCATAGACGGTGATGGAATAGACAGAAGAAAAAGTTCTTGTGGACAAGTTAAAACTAGAGTTGAAGCATTTCTTGAAATTTTAAATAAACAATATTGA
- the pepV gene encoding dipeptidase PepV, with the protein MEINKKIDEMRDQLISKTQEILKIKSVEGEPKSGMPFGEGPAKALACALKISEDLGFKTTNLDNYIGYAEYGQGEDYVAVLGHLDVVPEGDGWKYPPYSAEIHDGRIYSRGTLDDKGPVMAALYGLKAIKEAGLNLNKRVRIIFGTNEETGSREIGYYLKKEKPPVAGFTPDGQYPIINGEKGITSFDLVKELKNRSCGDLVIKAFKGGNASNMVPDKCSVELIAKDPKNVVNALETFTSKTGYEIVAKVEGNNVTINSTGMSAHGSLPHLGKNAIMQLFAFLATLEFEKCDIVDFIKYINENIGMEIDGKSLGVNLEDEDSGKLSLNLGIAKADEDRAFVTLNLRYPVTKTLDDVMVPLENKLKGTNIELINLKHQKPLYFKPEHPLVKTLQKVYTKETNKEATLLSIGGGTYAKEMPNILAFGPIFPGGADLDHQPNEYIEIEDLVLNAKIYAHAIYELAK; encoded by the coding sequence ATGGAAATAAATAAGAAAATTGATGAAATGAGAGATCAGTTGATTTCTAAAACTCAAGAAATTCTAAAGATTAAAAGTGTTGAAGGAGAGCCTAAAAGTGGAATGCCTTTTGGTGAGGGACCAGCAAAAGCTTTAGCTTGTGCTTTAAAAATAAGTGAGGATTTGGGCTTTAAAACTACAAATTTAGATAACTATATAGGTTATGCTGAGTATGGCCAGGGTGAAGATTACGTAGCTGTATTAGGTCACTTAGATGTAGTTCCAGAAGGAGACGGATGGAAGTATCCACCTTACAGTGCAGAAATACATGACGGAAGAATATATTCAAGAGGAACTTTAGATGATAAGGGACCTGTAATGGCTGCACTTTATGGATTAAAAGCTATAAAAGAAGCGGGATTAAATTTAAATAAAAGGGTCAGAATAATTTTTGGAACTAATGAAGAAACTGGAAGTAGAGAAATAGGATACTATTTAAAGAAGGAAAAGCCACCAGTTGCTGGTTTTACACCAGATGGTCAATATCCAATTATAAATGGAGAAAAAGGAATTACATCCTTTGATTTAGTAAAGGAATTAAAAAATAGGTCTTGTGGTGATTTAGTAATTAAAGCTTTTAAAGGTGGAAATGCTTCAAATATGGTTCCAGACAAGTGCAGTGTTGAACTTATAGCAAAAGACCCTAAAAATGTAGTAAATGCACTAGAAACCTTTACTTCTAAAACTGGATATGAAATAGTAGCTAAGGTAGAGGGGAATAATGTAACAATTAATTCAACTGGAATGTCAGCTCATGGAAGTTTACCTCATCTTGGAAAGAATGCAATAATGCAGTTGTTTGCATTTCTTGCAACTTTAGAATTTGAAAAATGTGACATAGTTGATTTTATTAAATATATTAATGAAAACATAGGTATGGAGATTGATGGAAAAAGCCTAGGAGTTAATCTTGAAGATGAGGATTCTGGAAAACTATCTTTGAATTTAGGAATTGCAAAGGCAGATGAAGATAGAGCATTTGTTACACTAAATTTAAGATATCCGGTTACAAAAACTTTAGATGATGTAATGGTTCCTCTTGAAAACAAGCTTAAAGGTACTAATATAGAACTTATTAACTTAAAACACCAAAAACCACTATATTTTAAACCAGAACATCCTTTAGTAAAAACACTTCAAAAGGTATATACTAAAGAAACTAATAAAGAAGCTACTCTTCTTTCTATAGGAGGAGGAACTTATGCAAAAGAAATGCCTAACATATTAGCTTTTGGACCAATTTTTCCAGGTGGCGCAGATCTTGACCATCAACCAAATGAATATATAGAAATAGAAGATTTGGTTTTAAATGCTAAGATATATGCTCATGCAATATATGAACTTGCAAAGTAG
- a CDS encoding formate--tetrahydrofolate ligase yields MEFKSDIQIAQEAAIKNIGEIVKKLNISEEEMDYYGKYKAKISYNLLKEKTDKKPGKLILTTAINPTPAGEGKTTTAIGVADALSKLGKNASVALREPSLGPVFGVKGGAAGGGYAQVIPMEDINLHFTGDIHAIGAANNLLAAIIDNHIYQGNELNIDPRRITWRRCVDMNDRQLRSIVDGIGAKTNGMPREDGFDITVASEVMAIFCLANDIEDLKERLSKIVIGYSFQGEPVTVKQLKAEGAMAALLKDALKPNVVQTLEGTPAFIHGGPFANIAHGCNSVIATKMAMHFSDYVVTEAGFGADLGAEKFLDIKCRMSGIKPDAVVIVATVRALKYNGGVPKKELNGENLEALEKGLPNLLKHVENITKVFKLPAVVAINKFPTDTKDELDLITKKCKELGVNVALSDVWANGGEGGVEVAKEVLRLIDEAENNFTYAYELDLPIKEKIKAIAQKIYGAEDVEFTKAASKQISELEKNGFGNVPICVAKTQYSLTDDQTKLGRPEGFKITVREVNISAGAGFAVAVTGQIMKMPGLPKVPAAEKIDVDKDGVITGLF; encoded by the coding sequence ATGGAATTTAAGTCAGACATACAAATTGCCCAAGAAGCAGCTATTAAAAATATTGGTGAAATAGTAAAAAAGCTAAACATATCAGAGGAAGAAATGGATTATTATGGAAAATACAAAGCTAAAATTAGCTATAATCTATTAAAAGAAAAAACTGATAAAAAGCCAGGAAAGTTAATATTAACTACAGCAATTAACCCAACTCCAGCAGGTGAAGGAAAGACAACAACAGCTATAGGAGTTGCAGATGCTTTATCAAAATTAGGAAAAAATGCTTCTGTTGCTTTAAGAGAACCATCTTTAGGACCAGTTTTTGGTGTGAAAGGCGGCGCTGCAGGAGGAGGTTATGCTCAGGTAATACCAATGGAGGACATTAATTTGCATTTTACCGGAGATATACACGCAATTGGTGCAGCAAATAACTTATTAGCAGCAATTATTGATAATCATATATATCAAGGAAATGAATTAAACATAGACCCAAGAAGAATTACTTGGAGAAGATGTGTGGACATGAACGATAGACAATTAAGATCTATTGTAGATGGAATAGGAGCTAAAACTAATGGAATGCCTAGAGAAGATGGCTTTGATATAACCGTTGCTTCAGAAGTTATGGCGATTTTCTGTTTGGCAAATGACATAGAGGATTTAAAGGAAAGATTATCAAAAATAGTCATAGGTTATAGTTTCCAAGGGGAGCCTGTTACAGTAAAGCAGTTAAAAGCTGAGGGAGCTATGGCGGCCTTATTAAAAGACGCATTAAAGCCTAATGTAGTTCAAACTTTAGAAGGAACACCAGCATTTATTCATGGTGGACCTTTTGCAAACATTGCTCACGGATGTAATTCAGTAATTGCAACTAAAATGGCTATGCACTTTAGTGATTACGTAGTTACAGAAGCAGGTTTTGGTGCAGATTTAGGTGCGGAAAAATTCTTAGATATAAAATGTAGAATGTCAGGGATAAAACCAGATGCAGTAGTTATAGTAGCTACGGTTAGAGCACTAAAATACAATGGTGGGGTTCCTAAAAAAGAGCTTAATGGAGAGAATTTAGAGGCTCTTGAAAAAGGCTTGCCAAATTTATTAAAACATGTTGAAAATATTACTAAAGTATTTAAATTGCCAGCAGTAGTTGCTATAAATAAATTCCCTACAGATACAAAAGATGAACTTGATTTAATAACAAAAAAATGTAAAGAATTAGGAGTTAATGTTGCTCTATCAGATGTTTGGGCAAATGGTGGAGAAGGTGGAGTTGAAGTTGCTAAAGAGGTTTTAAGATTAATAGATGAAGCTGAAAACAACTTTACTTATGCTTATGAATTAGACTTACCTATAAAGGAAAAAATAAAAGCTATAGCTCAAAAAATATATGGTGCTGAGGATGTAGAATTTACAAAAGCAGCTTCAAAACAGATTTCCGAATTAGAAAAAAATGGATTTGGAAATGTTCCGATTTGTGTAGCTAAAACTCAGTATTCATTAACAGATGATCAAACTAAACTGGGAAGACCAGAAGGCTTTAAGATAACAGTAAGAGAAGTAAATATTTCCGCTGGAGCAGGTTTTGCAGTAGCTGTTACTGGTCAAATAATGAAAATGCCAGGTCTTCCAAAAGTACCTGCAGCTGAAAAAATTGATGTAGATAAAGATGGAGTAATAACAGGATTATTCTAA